One segment of Solanum lycopersicum chromosome 1, SLM_r2.1 DNA contains the following:
- the LOC138345228 gene encoding uncharacterized protein — protein sequence MAEPVAYEDKVLECVSKMVTGISRSRLVADLERGYWNMNYVIKHIPTNALKFDPIYDTNFVEHLVSSIKVEEIEHDNFDEEIHILHAKGNVLKFSISEFTIVTGLNCKEVNGIPKICNWQVVGLKPKFEFFMETIFSKPTPEKISPLGLPDINYVPPNQSLSSIPDNDDVHVEEVSDFEDFTTKPPDILLKRTSRGVNVGTTPPKHKRIKIAHPHKYDLSRISKAQKEPYKQSYHSFQNPEPQQKGSENVVGVGVSPNSFNEKTSLGSLEIDDLKKFMKSYVDQKFGDLDSKVKALEALIKSNHSELLIAVAARENKSEKDMGGVTSQHMMNDSVAKENFGTQFNSSNSNEATVDDAAENSDVAEKQKVSSEDVTKNNSTHPTVSPKHTNFATVDDVAETAVEVEKQTEDVMKDSTSSISFTPENEAMALDVNLLDAVIPLQLTWSDDLLSDSQLPSQLGVSDVDTKTPAQRNRVPSKVLQSPYVHSKLDDDKYRGKLSKFGFDYMDFVVAFPVDKNWYYCAPVDEYLTTQQYIGRGIAITGYERILSDEIKIPSVGLQNDYLRNKYGTLLWKYGMDKHKDEYVSHSDDPTKPKGGFSKQAENAFVDVD from the exons AATATGAATTACGTCATTAAACATATTCCAACTAATGCATTAAAGTTTGATCCAATATACGACACGAATTTTGTTGAACACTTAGTATCATCTATCAAGGTTGAAG AGATTGAGCatgataattttgatgaagaGATTCACATTCTCCATGCCAAAGGGAATGTGTTGAAATTTAGTATCAGTGAATTTACAATTGTAACTGGTTTGAATTGTAAAG AAGTAAATGGTATACCGAAGATTTGCAACTGGCAAGTTGTTGGTTTGAAGCCCAAGTTTGAGTTTTTCATGGAAACAATTTTTTCAAAG CCAACTCCTGAGAAAATATCACCTCTTGGGTTACCAGATATCAATTATGTACCTCCAAACCAATCACTTTCATCAATTCCAGATAATGATGATGTGCATGTGGAGGAGGTTTCTGATTTTGAAGACTTCACAACAAAACCTCCAGATATTCTGTTAAAGAGAACATCAAGAGGTGTTAATGTAGGAACAACCCCACcaaaacacaagagaataaaGATTGCACATCCACATAAGTATGATCTATCAAGAATTTCAAAAGCACAGAAGGAACCATATAAGcaatcatatcattcattccaAAATCCAGAACCACAACAAAAAGGATCTGAGAATGTAGTTGGTGTTGGTGTTTCTCCAAATTCATTCAATGAAAAAACAAGTTTGGGCAGTTTAGAAAttgatgatttgaagaagttcATGAAGTCTTAT gTTGACCAAAAATTTGGAGATCTTGATAGTAAAGTTAAAGCTCTTGAGGCATTAATAAAGAGTAACCATTCAGAATTGTTGATAGCTGTTGCTGCGAGAGAAAACAAATCTGAGAag gatATGGGAGGAGTGACATCGCAACACATGATGAATGATTCTGTggcaaaagaaaattttggtaCACAATTCAATTCTAGTAACTCTAATGAAGCAACTGTAGACGATGCTGCTGAAAATTCAGATGTTGCTGAAAAACAAAAGGTATCTTCTGAAGATGTAACAAAG AATAACTCTACTCATCCGACTGTTTCACCAAAGCATACGAATTTTGCAACTGTTGATGATGTTGCTGAAACTGCAGTGGAGGTTGAAAAACAAACAGAAGATGTAATGAAG GATTCTACCTCATCGATCTCCTTTACACCTGAAAATGAAGCAATGGCATTGGATGTCAACCTATTGGATGCAGTCATTCCTCTACAACTTACTTGGAGTGATGATTTGTTATCGGACAGTCAGCTACCCTCCCAGCTTGGTGTCAGTGATGTTGATACTAAAACTCCTGCTCAGCGTAACAGGGTGCCTTCTAAGGTTTTGCAGTCTCCCTATGTACATTC gaAACTTGATGATGATAAATATAGAGGCAAATTGTCTAAATTTGGCTTTGATTATATGGATTTTGTTGTCGCATTTCCTGTTGACAAGAACTG GTATTATTGTGCACCTGTTGATGAATATTTGACCACACAACAATATATTGGCCGTGGTATTGCTATAACTGGTTATGAAAG AATATTGAGCGACGAAATCAAAATTCCATCCGTTGGTCTTCAGAACGACTATCTTCGCAACAAATACGGAACATTGTTATGGAAGTATGGCATGGACAAACACAAGGATGAATATGTTAGTCATAGCGATGATCCAACAAAGCCAAAGGGCGGGTTTTCTAAACAGGCAGAAAATGCATTTGTTGATGTTGATTAA